One genomic region from Jilunia laotingensis encodes:
- a CDS encoding KdsC family phosphatase, with amino-acid sequence MSTINYDLKKIKAIAFDVDGVLSADMVPLHPSGEPMRTVNIKDGYAIQLAVKQGLRIAIITGGRTEAVRVRFSALGVTDLYMGSAVKIHDYRKFRDQYGFKDEEIMYMGDDIPDIEVMRECGLPSCPKDAAPEVRSVAKYISHAAGGHGCGRDVIEQVLKVHGKWMSDEAFGW; translated from the coding sequence ATGAGTACCATTAATTACGATCTTAAAAAGATAAAAGCAATTGCTTTTGATGTAGATGGAGTGCTAAGTGCCGATATGGTGCCGTTGCATCCTTCAGGTGAACCGATGCGCACGGTTAACATCAAAGATGGATACGCCATTCAGTTGGCAGTCAAGCAAGGTTTGCGAATAGCCATTATTACCGGTGGACGTACGGAAGCGGTTCGGGTGCGTTTTTCTGCTTTAGGTGTGACAGATTTATATATGGGTTCGGCTGTGAAAATCCATGATTATCGGAAGTTTCGTGATCAATATGGGTTTAAAGATGAAGAGATCATGTATATGGGGGATGATATTCCCGATATTGAAGTGATGCGTGAATGTGGTTTGCCCAGTTGTCCGAAAGATGCGGCTCCAGAAGTGAGATCTGTAGCAAAGTATATTTCTCATGCGGCCGGAGGACATGGGTGTGGTCGTGATGTGATCGAACAGGTACTTAAAGTACATGGCAAATGGATGTCCGATGAAGCTTTCGGATGGTGA